The Fundidesulfovibrio magnetotacticus genome has a window encoding:
- a CDS encoding flavin reductase family protein — MKTSLGAKTLASPTPAWVVCAYDQAGKATGATIAWGGICCSKPPCLAISLRAATYTHGCIMARRAFTVCIPSQDQAAVTDYFGMASGRDADKFAVAGLTAAKSQLVDAPFIEEFPLVVECQLAHVHELGLHTQFVGEIKDVKADPGVVGPEGRINLESMGTVLYAPGSRQYFGLGPLLGPGFALGGSYMK, encoded by the coding sequence ATGAAGACTTCCCTCGGGGCCAAGACCCTGGCCTCTCCCACCCCTGCCTGGGTGGTCTGCGCCTACGACCAGGCCGGAAAGGCCACCGGCGCCACCATCGCCTGGGGCGGCATCTGCTGCTCCAAGCCGCCGTGCCTGGCCATCTCGCTGCGCGCCGCCACCTACACCCACGGCTGCATCATGGCCCGCCGCGCCTTCACCGTGTGCATTCCGAGCCAGGACCAGGCCGCCGTGACCGACTACTTCGGCATGGCCTCGGGGCGCGACGCCGACAAGTTCGCGGTGGCGGGGCTCACGGCGGCCAAGAGCCAGCTGGTGGACGCCCCCTTCATCGAGGAGTTTCCGCTCGTGGTGGAGTGCCAGCTGGCCCACGTGCACGAGCTGGGCCTGCACACCCAGTTCGTGGGCGAGATCAAGGACGTGAAGGCCGATCCCGGCGTGGTGGGCCCCGAGGGGCGCATCAACCTGGAGAGCATGGGCACGGTGCTCTACGCCCCCGGCTCGCGGCAGTACTTCGGCCTGGGGCCGCTCCTGGGGCCCGGCTTCGCCCTTGGCGGGTCGTACATGAAATAG
- a CDS encoding nitroreductase family protein has product MDALDCLFTRRSIRQFTADPVDPEALNTALEAAMSAPSAGNAQPWHFVLVRERALLDAVPGFHPYAAMSRQAQAGVLVCADPALEKYPGYWPLDCAAAVQNLLLALHAQGLGAVWVGVWPEADRVENFRKLLGVPAQVIPHSWVPVGVPGQPAHRADRFRPERVHENRW; this is encoded by the coding sequence ATGGACGCCCTCGACTGCCTTTTCACCCGGCGCTCCATCCGCCAGTTCACCGCCGACCCGGTGGACCCCGAGGCCCTGAATACCGCCTTGGAGGCCGCCATGAGCGCCCCCAGCGCGGGCAACGCCCAGCCCTGGCACTTCGTGCTGGTGCGCGAGCGCGCCCTGCTGGACGCCGTGCCCGGCTTCCATCCCTACGCGGCCATGTCGCGCCAGGCCCAGGCGGGCGTGCTGGTCTGCGCCGATCCGGCGCTGGAGAAATATCCCGGCTACTGGCCCCTGGACTGCGCCGCCGCCGTTCAGAACCTGCTGCTGGCCCTGCACGCCCAGGGCCTGGGGGCCGTGTGGGTGGGCGTGTGGCCCGAGGCCGACAGGGTGGAGAACTTCCGCAAGCTTCTGGGCGTGCCCGCCCAGGTGATCCCCCACAGCTGGGTTCCCGTGGGCGTTCCCGGGCAGCCCGCGCATCGCGCCGACCGCTTCCGGCCCGAGCGCGTCCACGAAAACCGCTGGTAA
- a CDS encoding DNA polymerase IV, whose translation MTRILHLDMDAFFASVEQLDDPSLRGLPVIVGKGDRGVVSAASYEARAYGVRSAMPVAHARRLCPQGVFVAGRMRRYAEISRQVMAVLGEFSPLVEQASVDEAYMDVTGADRLFGPPAELARKLQARVREAVGLSCSVGVAPVKFLAKIASDYRKPGGVTIIEPHEVEAFLRDLPVGKIPGVGGKTLPRLASLGVKTCGDVLRYSAEFWEARLGEWGLALHARAGGRGSTHIVTDSEPKSSSAENTFEKDLSDPEALKRWLLRQSERVGRDLRKHGLAGRTVTLKIKFSDFKQITRSHTLAEPTDTDEEIFATACRLLDQERLAKAVRLIGVGVSNFARGPRQLALVEDRAKVRASRLDRAVDAIRDKHGKAAVKRGRLFEE comes from the coding sequence GTGACGCGCATCCTCCATCTGGACATGGACGCCTTCTTCGCCTCGGTGGAGCAGCTGGACGACCCGTCGCTGCGCGGCCTGCCCGTGATCGTGGGCAAGGGCGACCGGGGGGTGGTGTCTGCTGCGTCCTACGAGGCCCGGGCCTACGGGGTGCGCTCGGCCATGCCCGTGGCCCACGCGCGCAGGCTCTGCCCGCAGGGGGTGTTCGTTGCCGGGCGCATGAGGCGCTATGCCGAGATTTCGCGCCAGGTGATGGCCGTGCTGGGCGAGTTCTCCCCCCTGGTGGAGCAGGCCAGCGTGGACGAGGCCTACATGGACGTGACCGGCGCCGACCGGCTCTTCGGCCCCCCGGCGGAGCTGGCGCGCAAACTCCAGGCGCGGGTGCGCGAGGCTGTCGGGCTCTCGTGCTCGGTGGGCGTGGCGCCGGTGAAGTTCCTGGCCAAGATCGCCTCGGACTACCGCAAGCCCGGCGGCGTGACCATCATCGAGCCCCACGAGGTGGAGGCCTTCCTGCGAGACCTGCCCGTGGGGAAGATACCCGGCGTGGGAGGCAAGACCCTGCCGCGCCTGGCCTCTCTGGGCGTCAAGACCTGCGGGGACGTGCTGCGCTATTCGGCCGAGTTCTGGGAGGCGCGCCTGGGCGAGTGGGGCCTGGCCCTGCACGCCCGGGCCGGCGGGAGGGGCTCGACGCACATCGTCACCGACAGCGAGCCCAAGTCCTCCAGCGCGGAGAACACCTTCGAGAAGGACCTCTCGGATCCCGAGGCCCTCAAACGCTGGCTGCTGCGCCAGTCCGAGCGCGTGGGGCGCGACCTGCGCAAACACGGGCTGGCAGGCCGCACCGTGACGCTCAAGATAAAGTTCAGCGACTTCAAGCAGATCACCCGCAGCCACACCCTGGCCGAGCCCACCGACACCGACGAGGAGATATTCGCCACGGCCTGCCGCCTGCTGGACCAGGAGCGCCTGGCCAAGGCCGTGCGCCTGATCGGCGTGGGCGTCTCCAACTTCGCCAGGGGGCCAAGACAGCTTGCCCTGGTGGAGGACCGCGCGAAAGTCCGGGCCTCCAGGCTCGACCGCGCCGTGGACGCCATCCGCGACAAGCACGGCAAGGCCGCCGTGAAGCGGGGAAGGCTCTTCGAGGAGTGA
- the hgcB gene encoding mercury methylation ferredoxin HgcB: MNALRYIEGVATLRLDESLCTGCGTCREVCPHAVFGHAPGKARLADPGACMECGACALNCPEGALTVSQGVGCARAIIHGWITGGPPSCDCGGDGSSTCC; the protein is encoded by the coding sequence ATGAACGCACTGCGCTACATCGAGGGCGTGGCCACGCTCCGGCTGGACGAATCCCTCTGCACGGGGTGCGGCACGTGCCGCGAGGTGTGCCCCCATGCGGTGTTCGGCCACGCCCCGGGCAAGGCGCGCCTGGCCGACCCCGGGGCCTGCATGGAGTGCGGGGCCTGCGCCCTCAACTGCCCCGAGGGGGCCCTGACGGTGAGCCAGGGCGTGGGCTGCGCCCGGGCCATCATCCACGGCTGGATCACAGGAGGCCCGCCCTCGTGCGACTGCGGGGGCGACGGCTCCTCCACCTGCTGCTAG
- a CDS encoding NAD(P)-dependent oxidoreductase — MKLAVGFAGMGIMGKAMARNAAKAGHHVAVYNRSPLASGDAEGLEIAATPLELARCRDVLVLMLTGPGAVDAVLWGENGMGPALGPGKTVVNMSTVPPAYCASLAGKLGAAGAVFVDAPVSGSKVPAQQGALVILAGGPRDAVDALEPLFMSMGKKVVYCGEAPKGSMMKMSVNLLLASMMESLCEMLVFGRAGGLTDEAMLQVALGGPLACDLFKVKEQMLLQRKFPAQFPLKHMHKDLRFVTDTATDMRCPAPSAFANLQIFNQAMSKGLGELDFAAVIEALEGMV, encoded by the coding sequence ATGAAACTCGCCGTCGGATTCGCCGGGATGGGCATCATGGGCAAGGCCATGGCGCGCAACGCCGCCAAGGCCGGCCACCATGTGGCCGTGTACAACCGTTCGCCCCTGGCCTCGGGGGACGCCGAAGGCCTGGAGATTGCCGCCACCCCCCTGGAGCTGGCCCGATGCCGCGACGTGCTGGTGCTGATGCTCACCGGCCCCGGGGCCGTCGACGCCGTGCTCTGGGGTGAGAACGGCATGGGCCCGGCCCTGGGTCCGGGCAAGACCGTGGTGAACATGAGCACTGTCCCCCCGGCCTACTGCGCCTCCCTGGCCGGGAAGCTCGGGGCCGCCGGGGCCGTGTTCGTGGACGCGCCCGTCTCGGGCTCCAAGGTTCCGGCCCAGCAGGGCGCGCTGGTGATCCTGGCGGGCGGGCCGCGTGACGCCGTGGACGCCCTGGAGCCCCTGTTCATGTCCATGGGGAAGAAGGTGGTCTACTGCGGCGAGGCCCCCAAAGGGTCCATGATGAAGATGTCCGTGAACCTGCTCCTGGCCTCCATGATGGAGAGCCTTTGCGAAATGCTCGTGTTCGGGCGCGCGGGGGGGCTCACGGACGAGGCCATGCTCCAGGTGGCGCTGGGCGGTCCGCTGGCCTGCGACCTCTTCAAGGTCAAGGAGCAGATGCTCCTGCAGCGCAAGTTTCCGGCCCAGTTCCCGCTCAAGCACATGCACAAGGACCTGCGCTTCGTCACCGACACGGCCACCGACATGCGCTGCCCGGCCCCCAGCGCCTTCGCCAACCTCCAGATCTTCAACCAGGCCATGTCCAAGGGCCTGGGGGAGCTGGACTTCGCGGCGGTGATCGAGGCCCTCGAAGGAATGGTCTGA